CAATGTACTTTCTCACCCTTCCAAGCCATCTCCTTAGCTTCCTTGTATCTCTGCAGCCTTCTTCAACTGCCCGGCTCTGGCATACCTGCCCTGCATGATGGCAGTTCTTAGGAAAGACGACTGTAGCTCTGGCACAGATACCACAATCTTTACCCATGGAAACCAGCCTTGATCTTGTACGATTATAGAGCTTTGCATCAGTTGGATACCTGATAAACTTTTCCTGAACCGTCGTGTCTATATTCACTCCCTTCAGCCGGTTCTTCTTTATGACCTTTAGCCCTTGATTCTCTTTCTCCACTTGCTCATACTGGTCAGCAAGCCCTACTATTGGATGGCCCTCATGAATTATCCTTTCCAGCTTAATTTTAAACAAATACCCTTACTTATTCTTGCTCGGGGATAGTTCCCGGTTCATGACAAAATCTGCAAAAAATGCACTCCTTCCTATGATTTTCTTGCAGATATTCTAAGACACCCTACTATGTTTTTAGATAAAAAAACAATTATTTTCATATGTTAAATGGTTTTTCAAGAATAACCAAATCGTGTAGGGCGGGGTCAAAACCCCGCCCTACTATAGCTCAACAATTCCTTATTTTTTCCTGGACTTCTTCCTCAGGCCCGCCAACCCCACCAGTCCGGACCCCAGCAACAGCATCGTAGCCGGTTCAGGAACCGGTGCATTGGGCTCATGAATGGGTACACGCATTCATGAGCCCATCCATGGGCAAAAAAATATTACAAGATAGGCGCTTTTCCGGCAGGAAAAATCGGCGGTCTTCATTAAAAAGCCTTCAACAGGTTACCCTGCTGAAGGCCTTGCAGAAATACTGTAAATTATGCTGGTGCCGAAGGCGGGACTTGAACCCGCACGGGCGGTCGCCCACTACCCCCTCAAGATAGCGTGTCTACCAGGTTCCACCACTTCGGCACATTAAAGACTATTTGCCGTTTCCCGGGGCTTGGCCCTGGGTTTGCTGTGTTACGGGCGCCTGGGGCTGGCTGACTCCCTTCATGATGGAAGAGGTGGTCCCCCTGCTGAAGAGAAAGGCCAGCATCAGGGAGGTCAACATGAAGACCACTGCAGCAGCAGCCGTGAGCTTGCTCAAAAAGGAGGTCGCCCCGGCACTGCCGAATACAGTCTGGCTGGACCCGCCGAAGGCCGCTCCCATGTCAGCGCCCTTTCCCCGTTGAAGCAGGACGATCAGGATCAGGGCAATGCATACCACGATATGGACAAGAATGATTATGAGCTTCATCTATGATCAACCGTTTTTGTCACAGGGCCTTTTCCTGCCCTCAGAGTAAGATCAATAAAGGAGTCCTCCGGGATCGAGACCTTTGAAAAACGTCCTCTTTTGCCCGATCTTCCGCCTTCGCTATGGCTACGGCGTGACAAGCTGCGTCAGGGTCAAAATTTAAAGGTCCCAACCCATGAAAAGGAGAAGGGGGTTCTTCCAACGATCGGGAACAATGAATTATAACAAGAAAAACGGCATTTGCAATAAAAAAGACGAATTTTCAATCTTCTCCGAACCGGACAATGGAGAGGAATGACTCCGCATCCAGGCTGGCCCCTCCCACAAGGGCTCCATCGATATCTGGCTGCGCCATGAGGGCCTTGATGTTGTCCGGCTTAACGCTCCCTCCGTATAAAATCCTCACGGAATTGGCTGCTTCCCTTCCGAAATTCACCCCGAGCCACTCCCGGATGAACCCATGGACTTCCTGGGCCTGGTCCGGGGATGCGGTCCTGCCCGTGCCAATGGCCCAGACCGGTTCATAGGCCAAAACGAAGGTTGAAGGAATCTCCCCGTCCTCCCTAAAACGCTTCAGGGATCCCTCCAGTTGGGTTCGGATGACCTCCGAGGTCCTCCCGGCCTCTCTTTCTCCAAGGGTTTCGCCGATGCAGACAATAGGTACGAGCCCTGCCTTGACCGCGGAACCCGCCTTTTTATCGACCATTTCGTCCGTTTCCCCGAAAAGCGTCCTCCGCTCCGAATGGCCGAGAATCACGTGGGTGCAACCCGATTCCAGGAGCATACCCGGGGACACCTCCCCCGTGAAGGCCCCCTTGGGTTCCCAATGCATGTTCTGGGCACCGAGGAAGACCTCCGAATCTCCGACGGCTTTCCTCACGACCCACAGATTCGTAAAGGAAGGGGCCAC
This window of the Deltaproteobacteria bacterium genome carries:
- the secG gene encoding preprotein translocase subunit SecG, which codes for MKLIIILVHIVVCIALILIVLLQRGKGADMGAAFGGSSQTVFGSAGATSFLSKLTAAAAVVFMLTSLMLAFLFSRGTTSSIMKGVSQPQAPVTQQTQGQAPGNGK
- a CDS encoding PEP-CTERM sorting domain-containing protein; translation: MRVPIHEPNAPVPEPATMLLLGSGLVGLAGLRKKSRKK
- a CDS encoding triose-phosphate isomerase encodes the protein MNGRRPMIAGNWKMHLGLEEASRLAADVAKGASETPDVDILVAPSFTNLWVVRKAVGDSEVFLGAQNMHWEPKGAFTGEVSPGMLLESGCTHVILGHSERRTLFGETDEMVDKKAGSAVKAGLVPIVCIGETLGEREAGRTSEVIRTQLEGSLKRFREDGEIPSTFVLAYEPVWAIGTGRTASPDQAQEVHGFIREWLGVNFGREAANSVRILYGGSVKPDNIKALMAQPDIDGALVGGASLDAESFLSIVRFGED